The nucleotide sequence ACCAACAACAGATCAATGTGTTATCATGAACTTAGAATGAGTCATTTATATCTACAGAGGGCGAGCCCCCCTCACAGAGGCAGCCATGTTGCATCACCATCTTGATACAGTAGCTCAAAAGGGACATACTGACGCTGCCTTTTGCATTATGGAACACAGCCATAAGACTGAAGAAAAGAAGTACAGAAATCAGAGGCCGCTCCCCTGTATACTGTTTGctagttgctagtgcaggctaacaagtttgacaaCCCTCATTTTGtttaaatggaggatcatacatattgcttatcatgagagaaggcaagggaacatgaatccccatcaccaaagaaggGAAACACAAAGGGAGACAGCATCATTCCTGGTGATAGCATAATGCATTCTGTAAACTCACTACTAGGTGACACTGAAtctgacacactgtagctttaaatacaaATATGACACAACAGTGCATGTCATTGTGTCAATTGGCGAGTTATTCCaacatatatgtaaaaaaacaaagttacagtACACATATACTGCAGAGTtgctgtctgaaagccacctttATCTAAGTAAACCAAATACACTGAGGATTTTACATAAaaacaaggctttttttttttttttttttttttttttagtaaggaGTGCCCACTTAGTTCAGTAGAAATTCAGGACTTGGGTAACCAAACATGAGGAAGTCACCCTGGTACCGAGCGTAAAGATGCCTGATGTCCCGCTTGCTGATGCCTGAGAAGTAGTGCTCCACCTTGGACCTGTTGTAGCGGGTGATGCCTGGAGGAATGGCCGGATAGGACACCAACTGATCGATGCCTGCTGCTCTGAGGATGTGGGGGGCGTCTTGCTCCAGTGTCTCATGGTGACCCACCACGCTGTACTGGATTTCACACGGTGCGCATAACTCTGTGTAAGTAACCCAGTGGATGATGTTGTCGCCAAACTGGCGGTCCATACGACTGCGGCCTTCCATGTCACCCAAGTACCGGACAAAGTCCTCAAAGTGCAGTCCAGAGGCGGTGTTGTCGCTGTCGCGGTGGCTCTTGCGGTACTTACGGATAATGGCTGGAGCTATGTCATGCTTATACCAAGGCTCAAAGCGTGGGTTCTTTATAAACTTGTCTTTGAATGCAGAAATCAGGCGCTCAAATGGATCTCTCACAATGAAAAATTTAAAATAGGTGTTCAATCTGTTGAGACACACAGGAAGTAATTGGTGAGTCACACCAGATGTCAATGCAATCTTACAAATGTTATGAAACGTTGATATCAGTAAAGAGGAGGTAGggttgaggaggagtggctgaggaGCAAAGCTTTGCTTACGTGATGAAGTTTGGCACTAGTGCTTCATCTAgtggcaaaaacaaaataaatttagacCTTTAATTCAACATTTTTTGGTAAACCCTTCCATTAAAACTAAAAGTCTACACCAGTGGTTCTCAATCTTTTTACAATGAGTACCACCTTAGAAACTATTTGGCTTTCCAAGTACCGCCATTACAACTGGAATTAAAATGATTTAATTaaactcaatttatttatatagtgccaaatcacaacatagtcaCTCCAAAGCCCTTCACAaggctaaggtctaaccttacacacCATCCCAtgtgcaagcacattggcaacagtggtgaggaaaaactccctggaaGAATTAAAGTGTTCGAAGAAACTAGGTTAGCATGGAGCATTTTGCACATCTTGACTCATCCACTGCATTGTGGGATCTTAGTTACAACACAGCAGCTCAAACTAGGAGAAAGCAGCATGGATTACTATGATTTAGATATGTTTAAATTGAAGTTGATGGCTTAAAGTGTTTTTGCATTTGTCATGGACcgcctgtgacatccaggactgtgTGTTAAAGGTTTGAGAATAACGAACTGACGTGCGCCTATGTGCATCGACAATGACGGACGGCCCTTGTCCACGTAACATAACAGGCCTACACGCATGTGGGAGATTTTTGCCAGTTTATAACTGCACTCTGTCAAGTTTGTCTGTTACAGCAGAAACTGATTTGCAGCTCGTTATCTGAAGTGTGTATTAGCAGAGTCCCACTATTATGAAGCATTGCTCCATTTCGCTTCTCTTTCAGCAGAGAGCGGTGTCAGATCGGTGTTGTTTAAGTGTCGAGGCAGTAAAGCTGTTAAATCCTTCATTATGAATGGTCTGCTCCCTTTGGTTGTATTGATTCAATGAAAATTTGTTGAGTTATCCTTAACCTTAATTGAAATAAAGCAGCTGGCTTAATTACACTATAAAAAATTAGTTTGTTTGGTTGACGGcgtaccaccagagggagctcgCGTACCATATTTTGAGAACTGtcggaagcatattgcattcactggttaaaaataaagaattagacCCCTGATCTCTTAATTACAGGAACAAAATCAGGGgtctaattgtttttttttatccagtgaatgtaaCACGCTTCTGTATACACACTATAAGCGCCTCCTGATTTTTATTTcttctccactgtggtggtgtacagaagcaaaattacagaAATTGCCACTAGCTTCGTTTCCTTTACAGATTTGCACAAAAGCTAAGCAATATTTTTAAGCAATAAGGCTTCATTTTGTACAATATACTGTAGttctaagtggcatttgtgaatctaTCGCCGCACTGTAGTGCCTGATAAAAGTTTCTCCAAAGTCATCAGCTATTGCTGAACAAGGttgagtaggattactttgaaagaatacgcatgtatgtacactcaacaaaaatataaatgcaacacttttggttttgctcccattttgtatgagatgaactcaaagatctaaaactttttccacatacacaatatcaccatttccctcaaatattgttcacaaaccagtctaaatctgtgatagtgagcacttctttgctgagataatccatcccacctcacaggtgtgccataccaagatgctgattagacaccatgattagtgcacgtgtgccttagactgcccacaataaaaggccactctgaaaggtgcagttttatcacacagcacaatgccacagatgtcgcaagatttgagggagcgtgcaattggcatgctgacagcaggaatgtcaaccagagctgttgctcgtgtattgaatgttcatttctctaccataagccgtctccaaaggcgtttcagagaatttggcagtacatccaaccagcctcacaaccgcagaccacgtgtaaccacaccagcccaggacctccacatccagcatgttcacctccaagttcGTCatcagaccagccactcggacagctgctgaaacaatcggtttgcataaccaaagactttctgcacaaactgtcagaaactgtctcagggaagctcatctgcatgctcgtcgtcctcatcggggtctcgacctgactccagttcgtcgttgcaacttcgcacagccaatgaagaggagtggaccaacattccacaggccacaattgacaacctgatcaactctatgcgaaggagatgtgttgcactgcatgaggcaaatggtggtcacaccagatactgactggtatccccccccccaaataaaacaaaactgcacctttcagagtggccttttattgtgggcagtctaaggcacacctgtgcactaatcatggtgtctaatcagcatcttgatatggcacacctgtgaggtgggatggattatctcagcaaaggagaagtgctcactatcacagatttagactggtttgtgaacaatatttgagggaaatggtgatattgtgtatgtggaaaaagttttagatctttgagttcatctcatacaaaatgggagcaaaaccaaaagtgttgcatttatatttttgttgcgtatacatacatttggattacttgtaatctgattacttttggattacatttcaaagtaatcctacccaaccttgttgatgaatgacagttgaTGATGTAGTAACGTCCAAGGGATCGAAGATCACAGGTGTTGAGCTTGGGCCTGTATCTTTGCCCTTTACGTACTGACATTCCTCCATATTCCTTCAATCATTTAaggatattatgcactgtagaggcaGAAATACACAAATCCCTTCTAAACTTTATTTGAGGAACACTGTTTCTAAACATctcaataattttctcacacatttgttgtACCAAaccatgattacaatcacctgttgttttttcaaaaggTGTTCCAGGTGTGAATGTAGGAATTGAatattttaacaaatgaaatgaagttgaccacacaaaacatactgtctgcaatgaaatatgttaaaaatgttaagaactactgcagtttttatttttaatttatttgcatcGTCCATTCTGTCCCAACCATTTCTGATTCCAGGTTGCAGAATGTCATGTGACCTTTTCTGTACCTAATGGGACCTATAATTGCAGACACgttttcatttcagttttgagaaataattatttttcaaatcacctgaaaaaccacctcatgctagtgtaaaaaaaaaagttgcgatCTTTGAGCACCCCCCAAATACCTTTGTTTACATCAAGTGTATTTTCAGTTAACTATTTCAAATTGCGGAAGGGAAGCCTACCTACTATCCAACTACTTAAGGACCTTACTGTTGTGTCCACCTGTACCTTGCAGGGCAACCGTTGGCAGCTGTTAGTCATTTGGGCCTCGGCCAATCCAGGATGGAAAAACCACACATAAGAGATGAAATGCCACGGGcatatttgtacatttttttcatttatttgaagCACATTCTTTCTGGGTCGATACTAACCTGTGCGTAACTTCCTGCGGAGTGAATGATGAGAGACGTGGCAGGCCGTTTTTTTCGTGATCATGAACAAGGTTCTCTGGGATCTCTTCCACAGTGGAGAACACTCCTGACATTCAACACATCATGAATATAGACGTGCATATAGTTGTCTGCATCACTGTTGTTTTAATTTCTAGCACATTCCTGTCAGACTTTCATGTTACAGCATTTAAGCATCTGTGATGAAATACGATGTGCTTTGTGAATTTGTACTTACCGTTGAGTACAATGAGGACCTTTTTCCACTGTGTGTTGCCCACTTTGGGCGTCTGGCAGAACAAGATCTTGTGTTTGTCACAGACAAATATACGGTCCAGGACAAACTTGCTGATGGAGACACGAGTCAAATGCCTGAGGGTGCTGTTCTTACATATCGTGGAAAGCTGCTCGATCCGCTTCTCAGAGACTGAGTGCCAATCTGCTGCGGAATGGATCGCTGAGggctgacacacaaacacaactggTTTTAATATGACACAAAAAACCTGATTCAAGCCACTTCAGCTTCAGTTCTCCTGTGAAATCAACTTACTTGACAGTGAAAAGCACCTCAACCCTCTGAACTGACATGTGCATAAACCCTGAATCTAAACATTTTTCAGCAATTTTTACTTATACTTTGAAAATGTGTTTAAATTTAAGCCCACTTCAAACCAGGCTTGAGCACACCACCTTGTGGTAGAAAAGTAGAACTGCCATTGAAATTGAGGCACTAGTAGTGGAAAGTAAACACACAACATTAATTAATAGTTTATTCATGAAATCCTTCACCTGATGTGATGGATTTAAAGCCAGCTTGGACACACGAGTGGGCCGAACCCATTTAGTTCCCAACACCGTCCAGCTCTGAGCGCCACTGCTCTCTACATATTCTAAAACACAAAGAGGGCTGATTACGTCCACTTCATCATAAACTGTATGTAGTCATTAGCATAAGTAAtgacacattaccatctgcagctCTGAAACTGATGAATTTGCTGACAAACATCAGGATGAACAGCACCCAGCCGCAAGCCCCAAGGAGCAGCCAGTGTTGCCGCATAGTTTTGCGCATCAGCCAACAGCCATGGAAACACAGAATTCTCGCCTGGATGCAGACTGACCTGTAAACAGCAGAACTGAATTAATTAGCTGACCTAATCATATTAAAGCAAAGTTAGCAATCAGACCTCAGAGGGCCACGTTCACTTTTGATGAATGTGCTGTTTGTGAGAAATGCCATTTTGAAAAATTAGTCACAATACTAGAATTTCAAATTCAATACtgatagtaagacccttcggttgctcccttatttttcactcggggttgccacagcaaatccgaagtggatctgcatgttgatttggcacaaattttacaccgggggcccttcctggcgcaactccacattacatggagaaatgtggcaggggtggggttggaACCGGaacccttccgcactgaaaccaggcGTACACAAGAAAGCACTCAATACCATTGgacattacaaaaaaataaaaaagaagcttCTGTATCGATGAGTACtcaaatgtatgtactcgtactcagtctggaaaaaagtggtatcggtgcatccctggTATTCAGagatgctaaatggactgcatttatatagcacttttccatctgcatcagacgctcaaagcactttacaataatgcctcacatttaccctgatgtgggggtgctgccatacaaggcgctcactacacactgggagcaactagtggattaaggtccttgcccaagggcccttagtgattttctggtcaggctggggtttgaacccaggatcctctggtctcccagtgcttaaccactagaccatcacctccccacaatcAATAAATACAGATgctgtatttattattttggccatgtgttaAAATTTGATTCCAAGGTTTGACTCATCATGTAATTGCACAGATAAATTCTTGAACAGGGTCGGTTTAAATAAATTTGTTTACTTGCAGTAATAAATGACATTGTTCATACagtatttaaatgtattatatCCTGGATAACATGGTGTATTTTATTTCTTCTTCTGTCTTCTGGAAACTGTTATTATGACTAAATGATTAAGAGTTAAGAgttttttattgtcatgtgcacAGTAAGAACAGGCAGTTATGAAattactctgttcattctccctaaaaaatttgcatgtagaaagttaaccttttattattttaaaaacacattataagATGCAAATaaagttacatttttttaaacgctCGTTCCTGTCTGACGTAACGTGTGCGCCTGGCCATCTTTTGGAAACGCTTCATTAAGTTTCTTGCGCTCCTCGACGGTGTCGCCACAACTTGTTTGCATGTATGCTTATCGCTATCCTCAGCCTTTCCCTCGTATGCAGCAGCGGTTCTTATAATGTTCACCCAGCACATTTTTGGTAACGACAACAAGCACTCAAGAACTTTACTGCGCGaaacgccctctggtggccaaggCAAGTATGCAGCGGTGCCATACGTTCAAGCAAATACAAGGAACCAACAACCACACGTAGCAAAATATCaacagacaagaaaaaaaaaaatgcgcggACGAAATGATAAATCTAAAAATATAAATAGCATAATGCAAAAGACAATGACAGTTAATAGAAAATAAACA is from Thalassophryne amazonica chromosome 1, fThaAma1.1, whole genome shotgun sequence and encodes:
- the LOC117516996 gene encoding carbohydrate sulfotransferase 10-like, producing MRKTMRQHWLLLGACGWVLFILMFVSKFISFRAADEYVESSGAQSWTVLGTKWVRPTRVSKLALNPSHQPSAIHSAADWHSVSEKRIEQLSTICKNSTLRHLTRVSISKFVLDRIFVCDKHKILFCQTPKVGNTQWKKVLIVLNGVFSTVEEIPENLVHDHEKNGLPRLSSFTPQEVTHRLNTYFKFFIVRDPFERLISAFKDKFIKNPRFEPWYKHDIAPAIIRKYRKSHRDSDNTASGLHFEDFVRYLGDMEGRSRMDRQFGDNIIHWVTYTELCAPCEIQYSVVGHHETLEQDAPHILRAAGIDQLVSYPAIPPGITRYNRSKVEHYFSGISKRDIRHLYARYQGDFLMFGYPSPEFLLN